The Gemmatimonadota bacterium genome has a segment encoding these proteins:
- a CDS encoding tetratricopeptide repeat protein, translating to MTCTRRAGVSLLLFSGALLTIPTFPAHSEAQEGGRFRVMVANLKPTDGTRENFGADVSDRVRDILDLPTHVAMSERDTDQAARQYDLRASNLDCTTARQLADLLRVPLVFCGDYATEGGNIRFTGSFFTVPGGEEFSVTPDPLPERETRQAADQILAFFQETVDRLNQISYCFQDYNSGNWEGALQYCTRAVELAPESRQARTALARTYQELERFEEALEEFEVLLEADPYSSPNLEGAGYAALQLGENDKAFDYYSRYLELNPDNAQVRMQLAYQLAQAGNDEGAMELVRAGVEQNPDDVDIHEAYGTYAMRAAGARAALEPRPVGAGGPPQISPEVAELYRNALRSLEAVFEARGVETDIRHIHNLIRARIQLGEVENAIDFGRRAMELFAQDPQIQSLLASAYARNGDYAEAIQRMQRALELQPDLPNAHVQMAQWQLESGNLDGAIEEIRLANAATEQSPDQLGGILFSHGWTKEITEAGDLQDGVRLIVAAKNLEGITDAFRSQVNFFHGVALYQPIDRAMRESTSVEIAQRYLPVLRELRGYLVQGQAYAQQANQNVAQFIQGTDVWIETAEAVIARGSRGG from the coding sequence ATGACCTGTACCCGACGAGCGGGCGTGAGTCTCCTCCTCTTCAGCGGAGCCCTGCTGACGATCCCTACCTTTCCGGCGCACAGCGAGGCCCAGGAGGGGGGACGCTTCCGAGTCATGGTGGCCAATCTGAAGCCGACCGACGGCACCCGGGAGAATTTCGGCGCGGACGTCTCCGATCGCGTCCGAGACATCCTCGACCTCCCCACTCATGTGGCCATGTCCGAGCGGGATACGGACCAGGCGGCGCGGCAGTATGACCTTCGGGCGAGCAATCTTGATTGCACGACCGCGCGTCAGCTCGCCGACCTCCTGAGGGTGCCCCTGGTTTTCTGCGGCGACTACGCGACCGAGGGCGGCAACATCCGTTTCACGGGGTCGTTCTTCACGGTCCCGGGCGGGGAGGAATTCAGCGTGACCCCCGATCCGCTTCCTGAGAGAGAGACGCGCCAGGCGGCCGACCAGATTCTCGCCTTCTTCCAGGAAACGGTGGATCGCCTGAACCAGATCAGCTACTGCTTTCAGGACTACAATTCCGGGAATTGGGAGGGAGCACTTCAGTACTGCACGCGGGCCGTCGAGCTCGCACCCGAGTCGCGGCAGGCCCGCACGGCGCTCGCGCGGACCTATCAGGAGCTCGAGCGGTTCGAGGAAGCGCTCGAGGAGTTCGAAGTCCTTCTGGAGGCCGACCCCTATAGCAGCCCGAACCTGGAAGGGGCCGGTTACGCCGCCCTCCAGCTCGGAGAAAACGACAAGGCGTTCGACTATTACTCTCGCTATCTCGAGCTGAACCCGGACAATGCACAGGTCCGTATGCAGCTTGCCTATCAGCTCGCGCAGGCCGGAAACGACGAAGGCGCGATGGAGTTGGTCCGCGCCGGGGTCGAGCAGAATCCCGATGACGTGGACATTCATGAAGCGTACGGCACGTACGCAATGCGTGCGGCCGGAGCGCGGGCGGCGCTCGAGCCTCGGCCGGTCGGAGCGGGTGGGCCGCCCCAGATTTCGCCCGAAGTCGCCGAGCTGTATCGGAATGCCCTCCGTTCGCTCGAGGCCGTCTTCGAAGCGCGCGGAGTGGAGACCGACATCCGGCACATCCACAACTTGATCCGCGCTCGGATCCAGCTCGGCGAAGTGGAAAACGCGATCGACTTCGGCCGCCGCGCGATGGAACTCTTTGCGCAGGACCCGCAGATCCAGAGCCTCCTGGCGAGCGCGTACGCACGCAACGGCGATTATGCGGAAGCGATCCAGCGGATGCAGCGGGCCCTCGAGCTTCAGCCCGACCTTCCCAACGCGCACGTCCAGATGGCGCAGTGGCAACTCGAGTCCGGCAATCTCGACGGGGCGATTGAGGAGATTCGCCTGGCGAACGCGGCGACGGAGCAGTCACCCGACCAGCTCGGGGGCATCCTTTTCAGCCACGGGTGGACCAAGGAGATCACCGAGGCCGGGGATCTTCAGGACGGCGTCCGACTCATCGTCGCGGCGAAGAACCTCGAAGGGATCACAGATGCGTTCCGGTCGCAGGTGAACTTCTTCCACGGGGTGGCCCTGTACCAGCCGATCGACCGCGCGATGCGCGAAAGCACGAGCGTTGAAATTGCTCAGCGCTATCTTCCGGTGCTGAGGGAGCTTCGAGGGTACCTCGTGCAGGGCCAGGCTTACGCGCAGCAAGCGAATCAGAATGTGGCTCAGTTCATCCAGGGAACCGACGTCTGGATCGAAACGGCCGAAGCGGTGATCGCCCGCGGTTCTCGCGGAGGCTGA